The Aeoliella mucimassa genome includes the window CGCGTGGCATTGAATCCTTCGTTCGAAACGTCACAAACATGGCGACGCCGGGTTGGAACCAGTGGGGAAGCTTCCGCTCGGCATATTGGATGTCCCCAGCAGGATCGAATTCCCGGAATTGAATAGGTTCCTTTTCCATAACAGGATTGTAGCACGACACTCCGTGTCGTTGGACATCGGAGACGGTCGATCGCACCGAACCGTGTACCATCAGGCAGGGGTGTGCCTACTACTTACGACTCGGAGAGTCGTGCTACTTTCTAGCGCCCCCAAACTCTTACGCCCTACGATTACTCCGCCGGCTGAAACACGCCGGACTCTAGATGACGATTCACTTTCCACTGCAGGTAAAAGACATTGAACAAGAACGTCCACAGGCCCTTAAAACGCTGGTTATTCGGAGCTTCGATTGGTAGCATCGCGTCGAGACCTCCACGAATCGCAAACGCCACAATCAGGGTGAAGACAATATGGACCTTATCCACAAACTGCATCATCGAATCGATTAAATGGGGTTCATAGACTTTGGTGAGAATAAGGTCAGTAACTAAGGCAAAGGTGAAACCGGTGACCGCCCAGTACGCCCACACGATCTTCATCGACACTTGCTCGCATCCAAACCTTCGATTGATCGCTATCGCATTTACATGCACCCAATAATTCATGTAAATGCCAAGCGTAAGGATAGTCAATGGTATCATCAACAACACGCTGCGACGCTTCAGCCCCCGCGATGACTTTCGGATTACGGATCGATTCTTGACCGAAGCCCCTAACTTCTGGGTTGAAGCAATGCGATTTTTGTCACGGGCCATCGATGCGATTCCATGAGACGAGGGAGCTGAAACACCTGGAACGACAATTATGTCGCTAGACGGTCGGTGCAGGAACCCCAGCACAAACACATTACTGCTGATTTCAGTAGATTACATCGACGCGCTTGGCTGCACCGCCTTGCCTTGCCAGGTGTCGCGGCGGGCGAACTCGGCGTCGATCTCGCGTTTGACCGCCCCTTTGTTCAGGCACCAGTCGGGGCCGACGAAGTAGTCGGGCGGGGCGTCGCCGCTGATGCGTTCGACCACCACATTCGGCGGGAGCAGCTCCAGGAAATCTACCACGGCGCGAACGTAGTCGTCCTGGCCCATTAGCGTGACTTCGCCCGACTCGACCATGTCGGCCAGCGGGGTGTTCTTCACGCAGTACAGGTTGTGCAGCTTCACCGCGTCGACCTTAAGCCGCGCAAGCTCGCGGGCGGTGGCCAGCATGTCGTCGTGCGACTCGCCTGGCAACCCGAGGATGGCATGGGCCGAGATCTCGAAGTTGCGGTCCTGGCTCCGCCGCATGGCGTCGATCATCGCGTCGTGATGGCAGCCGCGGTTCATCCAATCGAGCGACGCGTTGTGCATGGTCTGCATACCATACTCAACCGACACGTAGGTCCGCTCCCCTAACTCGTTGAGCAACGCGAGCACGTCGTCGGGCACGCAGTCGGGGCGGGTACCGATGGCGAGGCCGACCACCTGGGGGTGCTCGAGGGCTTTCTCGTACAACGGGCGGAGCCGATCGACGGGAGCGTAAGTGTTGGTGCCGGGCTGAAAATAGGCGATAAATTTTTCGCAGTCGGCATATCGGTTCCGCATGCGGACCAAACTTTGGTTGATTTGCCCCAAGACATCCGCCCTGGGAAGCCGCCTGCTGGGGCTGAAGCTGCGATTGTCGCAGAACGTACAGCCCCCCATGGCCACGGTTCCGTCGACGTTAGGACACGTAAAATGAGCGTTGATACTCACTTTTTGGACACGTGTGCCAAACATTTCGTGTAATCGGTAGCGAAGACTGTAATAACGGAGTCCCGATTCGCGCCAGGGTGGGATTTCGCCGTGGTTCGTAAGTGGTTTGGTTGACTGCAATTGCGTTCACGAATAGATTAAAGGGTTGGTATAAATACTGCGGATGCTTATTGTATCCCAACTTCCTACGTTCTGCTTGCGAGGTCAACCATGTACGGCTCCGACGCCGAATACGGTGAACTCATTCCCCAGGGCGGTGGTGACACCATCCCCCTGAAAAAGAAACAACTACTTGTGGGCCGCCGCGAGAGCTGCGACATCGTGCTGCGCTTCGCCAATGTTTCGGCCCATCATTGCCAACTATCCGTCGACAGTGGCTACTGGTTTGTGCGCGACTTGGGGAGTCGCAACGGCATTAAAGTGAACAACGTCCGCGTGCAGGAAAAGCGTTTGGACCCTGGCGACGTGCTGGCGGTGGCCAAGCATCGCTACGAGGTGCAGTACTCG containing:
- a CDS encoding TIGR01212 family radical SAM protein (This family includes YhcC from E. coli K-12, an uncharacterized radical SAM protein.), yielding MQSTKPLTNHGEIPPWRESGLRYYSLRYRLHEMFGTRVQKVSINAHFTCPNVDGTVAMGGCTFCDNRSFSPSRRLPRADVLGQINQSLVRMRNRYADCEKFIAYFQPGTNTYAPVDRLRPLYEKALEHPQVVGLAIGTRPDCVPDDVLALLNELGERTYVSVEYGMQTMHNASLDWMNRGCHHDAMIDAMRRSQDRNFEISAHAILGLPGESHDDMLATARELARLKVDAVKLHNLYCVKNTPLADMVESGEVTLMGQDDYVRAVVDFLELLPPNVVVERISGDAPPDYFVGPDWCLNKGAVKREIDAEFARRDTWQGKAVQPSASM
- a CDS encoding FHA domain-containing protein — its product is MYGSDAEYGELIPQGGGDTIPLKKKQLLVGRRESCDIVLRFANVSAHHCQLSVDSGYWFVRDLGSRNGIKVNNVRVQEKRLDPGDVLAVAKHRYEVQYSPADLGAVGPPPVDNLSQEILGESLLSRAGLDAQRRGRGSGSTPRRYDPTNNDAGQIDTPDKPV